In [Leptolyngbya] sp. PCC 7376, a genomic segment contains:
- a CDS encoding cupin domain-containing protein — protein sequence MSSNPIFPDKNQDAEELAALYALDVLEIEERDQVRQAIADSDDFAQTVSDLSDAAAAIAYDLPSIPMSDTLKGRLFQRIAQDTVNADSELYRLLRLSIDELKKKSETVTWKPMSGNTADAYTATLETDEVHQKVALFVKANHGGHFPMHIHDSGETLLMLTGDLIIDGLTYTAGDRIDSTEKSIHQPETLNGCLVLCISSLNDALI from the coding sequence AAAATCAAGATGCTGAGGAATTGGCTGCTTTGTACGCACTCGATGTTTTGGAGATCGAGGAGCGCGATCAAGTGCGGCAGGCGATCGCCGATTCTGATGACTTTGCTCAGACGGTGAGTGATCTATCGGACGCCGCGGCGGCGATCGCATATGATCTGCCCTCCATCCCCATGTCAGATACTCTTAAAGGCAGACTATTCCAGCGGATTGCCCAAGATACGGTTAATGCTGACTCTGAACTTTATCGGCTACTTCGACTGTCGATTGATGAGCTGAAAAAAAAGAGCGAAACGGTGACTTGGAAACCAATGTCGGGGAATACAGCAGACGCTTACACCGCAACTCTAGAAACGGATGAAGTCCATCAAAAAGTTGCGTTGTTCGTGAAGGCAAATCATGGTGGTCATTTCCCTATGCATATTCACGATAGCGGCGAAACGTTGCTGATGTTAACAGGTGATCTCATCATTGATGGTCTCACCTATACAGCGGGCGATCGCATTGACTCAACAGAGAAATCTATCCACCAACCAGAAACGCTAAATGGTTGTCTGGTACTTTGTATTTCTTCTCTCAATGATGCACTCATCTAG
- a CDS encoding DUF2589 domain-containing protein — protein sequence MAFNLTPRNINNSGQELAGAALGDLITQLAESVAEGQARLDLSSAQVLQELAETRVAVVPRIQQTVSESGDVSYEQSPPVEVSLLELGVLPTFFAFSEATVEVAMDLKVVEEVDTSGTVKSKPLLYAATKALQTQRKLNRNVEISTKMKVKLTPVPPPSRLNVALDVINQTESTTTAEAGEETNG from the coding sequence ATGGCCTTTAATCTCACCCCCCGCAATATCAATAACTCCGGGCAAGAATTAGCAGGTGCCGCCCTCGGAGATCTCATTACCCAACTTGCCGAATCCGTCGCCGAAGGTCAAGCTCGCCTTGATTTATCTTCCGCACAGGTACTCCAAGAATTAGCCGAAACAAGGGTCGCCGTTGTCCCTCGCATTCAGCAAACCGTTAGCGAATCTGGCGACGTTAGTTACGAACAATCCCCCCCTGTCGAAGTGAGTCTGTTAGAACTGGGTGTATTACCCACCTTTTTCGCATTTTCCGAAGCGACAGTGGAAGTGGCAATGGATCTCAAAGTCGTTGAGGAAGTTGACACCTCTGGCACCGTCAAATCCAAACCCTTACTTTATGCCGCAACGAAAGCATTACAGACCCAACGCAAGCTAAATCGCAACGTCGAAATTTCCACCAAAATGAAAGTGAAATTGACCCCTGTGCCACCTCCTTCTCGCCTAAATGTGGCTCTTGATGTCATTAATCAAACTGAAAGTACAACAACCGCTGAGGCAGGAGAAGAAACCAATGGCTAA
- a CDS encoding thermonuclease family protein, with the protein MSILKIVDGDTVDLNIDLGFSLFKNERFRVAGIDAPESRTRDLAEKRLGLEAKDFVQQRLETAETIVVRTEKEDKYGRYLGWLYLDGEETSLNEQMINDGYAWAYDGGRKNKDLAALEQRRRELGTWIEANNPE; encoded by the coding sequence GTGAGCATTTTAAAGATCGTTGATGGTGATACTGTTGACCTCAATATTGATCTGGGTTTTTCCTTATTTAAAAATGAACGCTTTCGCGTCGCAGGGATTGACGCTCCAGAATCTCGGACGCGAGATTTGGCAGAAAAGCGTTTGGGTCTAGAGGCGAAAGACTTTGTCCAGCAGCGGTTAGAGACGGCTGAAACAATTGTGGTTCGCACAGAGAAAGAAGATAAATATGGTCGTTATCTGGGATGGCTCTATCTCGACGGTGAAGAGACTTCTCTAAATGAGCAAATGATTAATGATGGCTATGCTTGGGCCTATGATGGCGGACGCAAAAATAAGGATTTGGCCGCGCTAGAACAACGCCGCCGAGAACTCGGCACTTGGATTGAAGCTAATAATCCAGAATAG
- a CDS encoding response regulator, which translates to MMRPFRTEYTGDILIVDDIPENLQLLFEILREEGHEVRRVLDGQQALQAIAVDPPDLILLDIKMPILDGYEVCTQLKANKETAHIPVIFLSALNDVLDKAKAFSAGGVDYINKPFDIYEVIVRVNNQLKLLDTTRNLKKRNQELEILNKDLEAFNYMVSHDLRRPLTRILGFCELLVDDDMTPDEQGEALEIIGNAGQEMDQMISDLMRLANVSYRDLELEFKTVNLSAIATSITEQLQVQDPDRHVQLEIQPKLTVSGDRRLLKIAFENLLGNAWKYSSVKELAKIEFFQLEDGNFCIRDNGVGFSAKQQDNIFAPFTRLHHQRDFSGTGIGLAIVQRIIESHKGKIWCKGIIDEGASFFFTLNSQQGSSR; encoded by the coding sequence ATGATGCGCCCTTTTCGCACCGAATACACTGGAGACATTTTAATTGTTGACGATATCCCAGAGAATCTACAGCTACTTTTTGAAATTCTCCGTGAAGAAGGGCATGAAGTTCGTCGTGTACTCGATGGTCAACAAGCACTCCAAGCCATCGCAGTTGATCCTCCTGACCTGATTTTATTAGATATAAAAATGCCTATTCTAGATGGCTATGAGGTGTGCACACAGCTTAAAGCAAACAAAGAAACGGCCCATATTCCAGTTATTTTCCTCAGTGCTCTTAATGATGTACTTGATAAAGCAAAGGCTTTTTCAGCGGGCGGCGTAGACTATATCAATAAACCATTTGATATCTATGAAGTTATCGTACGAGTTAATAATCAACTTAAGCTTTTAGACACAACACGAAACCTAAAAAAACGTAATCAAGAACTAGAAATACTCAATAAAGATCTTGAAGCATTCAACTATATGGTGTCCCATGATTTAAGGCGACCTTTAACACGAATATTAGGGTTTTGTGAACTATTAGTTGATGATGATATGACCCCTGATGAGCAGGGAGAAGCATTAGAAATCATTGGTAATGCAGGTCAAGAAATGGATCAAATGATTAGTGATCTAATGCGCCTAGCTAATGTCTCTTATCGTGATCTCGAATTAGAATTTAAAACCGTTAATCTGAGTGCGATCGCCACAAGCATTACTGAGCAGCTCCAAGTTCAAGATCCAGATCGTCATGTGCAGCTTGAGATTCAACCAAAGTTAACTGTTTCAGGCGATCGTCGTCTCCTCAAAATCGCCTTTGAAAATCTTTTGGGTAATGCTTGGAAATATAGCAGTGTCAAAGAGCTGGCTAAAATTGAATTTTTCCAGCTCGAAGACGGCAATTTTTGTATCCGTGATAATGGCGTTGGTTTCTCTGCAAAACAGCAAGACAATATATTTGCTCCCTTTACGCGACTCCATCATCAAAGAGATTTTTCTGGGACAGGTATAGGATTAGCAATAGTCCAACGTATTATCGAAAGCCATAAAGGCAAAATTTGGTGCAAAGGAATTATTGATGAAGGAGCCAGTTTTTTCTTCACCCTCAACAGTCAGCAAGGTTCTTCCAGATAA
- a CDS encoding RluA family pseudouridine synthase, giving the protein MTTELHTFIEPELEDGVTDWYEGVCPMTKVYARLPRTIHAEWLSRQLMKEFAQDPSHNLKGKMYGVMIVENHVGKKFYLKAFSGFFHGQKNVPGWVPVIDGGDRMLLEEQEILAELQKIRVRFAELEKMPERPLYKKLAAQWQSKIDQFNAQYRHSKKLRQRQREEYQRTLQGEALRQAIRDLNDLSFDESTEKRHLKRQRDKEIGDLKQIVKKADREIEQLRIRRRKLSRNLQKQMHRVYQLKNFAGNAQAIADLVPQTQGLPTGTGDCCAPKLLNYAAKHQLKPLALAEFWWGKNLNDKVGGEFYLACEERCRPIMGFLLSGLDQKSFESLLQTDELPLEIVSEDDTILVINKPAGLATIPGRSSHHYDSVFSRLKRDYPEIYLVHRLDQDTSGLVIFAKTSAAQKHLQEQFSHRQISKLYTAILENPLQQKEGTIELPLWSDPGDRPHQKVDFARGKSCCTHFKKIHKNRVELKPITGRTHQLRVHCAHPKGLNNSILGDRLYSKQPNQKQRLHLHATAIELIHPSTKEWVKMCRNAPF; this is encoded by the coding sequence ATGACTACTGAACTCCATACTTTTATTGAACCTGAGCTAGAAGATGGGGTGACAGATTGGTATGAAGGTGTTTGCCCGATGACGAAAGTCTATGCGCGGTTGCCTCGTACGATCCATGCGGAGTGGTTGTCACGTCAGTTGATGAAAGAATTCGCCCAAGACCCTAGCCATAATCTCAAAGGCAAAATGTACGGGGTAATGATCGTCGAAAATCACGTAGGCAAAAAATTTTATCTCAAGGCATTTTCAGGATTTTTCCACGGACAAAAGAATGTCCCTGGTTGGGTCCCTGTTATTGATGGCGGCGATCGCATGTTGCTAGAGGAACAGGAAATTTTGGCAGAATTACAAAAAATTCGTGTCAGATTTGCAGAGTTGGAAAAAATGCCAGAACGTCCTCTCTATAAAAAATTGGCAGCTCAATGGCAAAGCAAAATCGATCAATTTAATGCACAATATCGCCACAGCAAAAAATTACGTCAGCGGCAACGGGAAGAATATCAGCGGACATTGCAGGGGGAAGCATTAAGGCAAGCAATTAGGGATTTAAATGATCTCAGCTTTGATGAAAGTACAGAAAAACGTCACCTGAAGCGTCAGCGGGATAAGGAAATTGGTGACCTAAAACAAATTGTGAAAAAAGCAGATCGTGAAATCGAACAATTACGGATACGTCGTCGCAAGCTATCTCGAAATCTGCAAAAGCAAATGCACCGCGTCTATCAACTCAAGAATTTTGCGGGGAATGCTCAGGCGATCGCCGATCTTGTGCCGCAAACTCAAGGCTTACCAACGGGAACAGGGGATTGTTGCGCCCCAAAACTACTCAATTATGCAGCAAAACATCAACTCAAACCCTTAGCCTTAGCGGAATTTTGGTGGGGTAAAAACCTTAATGACAAAGTCGGCGGCGAATTTTATCTCGCCTGCGAAGAAAGATGCCGACCGATTATGGGATTTCTGCTGTCCGGTCTTGACCAAAAATCTTTTGAAAGCCTTCTTCAAACCGACGAATTGCCCCTTGAAATCGTCTCTGAAGACGACACAATTCTGGTGATTAATAAACCTGCTGGCCTAGCCACAATACCTGGTCGTAGCAGTCACCATTACGATAGTGTGTTTAGTCGTTTAAAGCGCGACTATCCAGAAATATATTTAGTCCATCGCCTCGATCAAGACACCTCAGGTTTAGTGATTTTCGCCAAAACTTCCGCTGCTCAAAAACACTTACAAGAGCAATTTAGTCACCGCCAAATCTCAAAACTCTACACTGCTATTCTGGAAAATCCTTTGCAACAAAAAGAAGGGACCATCGAGTTACCCTTATGGTCTGATCCTGGCGATCGCCCCCATCAAAAAGTTGATTTTGCCCGAGGAAAATCTTGCTGCACTCACTTTAAAAAGATCCACAAAAATCGAGTTGAACTCAAACCTATTACTGGGCGCACTCATCAGCTTCGTGTCCACTGCGCTCACCCCAAAGGTTTAAATAATTCTATCCTTGGCGATCGCCTTTATAGCAAGCAACCCAATCAAAAACAACGACTCCATTTACATGCAACAGCGATAGAACTCATACATCCAAGCACTAAAGAATGGGTAAAAATGTGTCGAAATGCACCTTTTTAG
- a CDS encoding DUF6282 family protein, whose translation MRSRFQSIFVVFLQIFGYVAIAYGLCFGNYAAAATLEGAVEFHVHSAPDVRERLYDDIELVQEAAKAKMQAIVLKNHVTSTADRAILTHKTVPSIEVYGGIVLNEAVGGINPKAVEVMAKLGEGRGKIVWLPTIDAAYHRKTFNTGKGGLRVTRGDRLLSQTKSILEFIAENNLVLGTGDVSPKEVLVVVHGAKQLGVEKILVTHAMATVPGLTLEQMQILADQGAFLEITYSNTLAGKNADEADHDAWENVPFDAMVTAIKTIGAEHFVLSTDLGRSQAPSPIEGYQAFLDQLETAGISETDLQLMSHTNPLNLLS comes from the coding sequence TATTCGGTTATGTGGCGATCGCCTATGGACTGTGTTTTGGCAATTATGCAGCCGCCGCAACGTTAGAAGGCGCTGTCGAATTCCATGTGCATTCGGCTCCAGATGTAAGAGAGCGATTGTACGACGATATTGAACTCGTACAAGAAGCTGCTAAGGCAAAAATGCAAGCCATTGTCCTCAAAAATCATGTGACTTCCACTGCAGATCGCGCCATCCTTACTCATAAAACAGTTCCGAGTATTGAGGTTTACGGGGGCATTGTTCTAAATGAAGCGGTCGGTGGCATTAATCCCAAAGCAGTCGAAGTGATGGCAAAGCTCGGTGAAGGACGTGGCAAAATTGTGTGGTTACCCACGATCGATGCAGCCTACCATCGAAAAACATTTAATACAGGCAAAGGTGGCCTACGAGTGACGCGGGGCGATCGCCTGTTATCTCAAACAAAATCGATTCTGGAATTTATCGCAGAAAACAATTTGGTGTTAGGCACAGGAGATGTCTCTCCAAAAGAAGTTTTGGTGGTGGTGCATGGCGCAAAACAATTAGGCGTTGAGAAAATATTAGTGACCCACGCGATGGCGACTGTGCCAGGATTAACCCTAGAACAAATGCAGATCCTCGCAGACCAAGGTGCATTTTTAGAAATCACTTATTCTAATACTTTGGCAGGAAAAAACGCGGATGAGGCGGATCATGACGCTTGGGAGAATGTGCCGTTTGACGCGATGGTTACAGCCATTAAAACGATTGGCGCAGAACATTTTGTCCTCAGTACAGATTTAGGGCGATCGCAGGCACCTTCACCTATTGAGGGTTACCAAGCCTTTCTTGATCAATTAGAGACAGCTGGCATTTCTGAAACAGACTTACAACTGATGAGCCATACAAATCCTTTAAACCTCTTGAGCTAA